GGGCTGCTCGTGCTCGAGCACGGAGAGCAGCAGGGTCCGCCGATCAGGGAGCTGCTGCAGGAGGACGGGTGGCGTGCGGTCGCCACGCACGAGGACCTCACCCGCCGCGACCGCGCCACGACAGCGCTGCGCGGCTGACACCTGCTCGTCGTCCGACGGACTCCGGCCGCTCGTCGTGACCGGGCGGGCCGATCGTCGTGACGCGCTCAGAGGCGACCACCGTAGAATGGGAACGCCATGTCTACTGTCTTCGACTGCCGCGACGAGGGTCAGCTCCTCGCCGGCATGCGCCACGCCCGCCAGGCCATCGCCAGGGGCGAGCTGGTCGTCCTGCCCACCGACACCGTCTACGGTGTCGCCGCCGACGCGTTCTCGCCCGCCGCGGTGCAGCGGCTGCTGGATGCCAAGGGCAGGGGCCGTGAGATGCCGCCGCCGGTGCTCGTCGCCGGTCAGGACATGGTCGCAGCGCTCGTCGAGGAGATCCCCGTCCCCGTCCAGCAGCTCATTGACGCCTTCTGGCCGGGTGGCCTGACCATCGTCCTGCCCGCACAGCCCTCGCTGACCTGGGATCTGGGCGAGACCAAGGGCACGGTGGCCGTGCGCATGCCCGACCGCCGGGTGGCGCTCGAGCTGCTGGCCGAGACCGGGCCGCTCGCCGTCTCCAGCGCCAACCTCACCGGCCGCGACGCGGCGGTCATCGCCTCGGACGCCCAGGAGATGCTCGGCGACAGCGTCGCGGTGTACCTCGAGGAGGGGTACAGCGAGAACGGCATCCCCTCGACGATCGTCGACGCGACCTCTCTGGTCGGCACCGCCGACGACGAGCACGCCGTGGTGCGCATCCTGCGCGAGGGCGCGGTGAGCCGCGAGCAGCTCGAGGAGGTGCTCGGCGACCTTCTGGAGCCGGCCGAGCAGCCCGGCGACGTCACCCCTGAGGACGTCGCGGTCGACTCGGGCGGGAAACCGGTCGACGCAGAGTGAAGCAGTATCTGTTCACGATCATCCTCACGGCGTCGATCACCTTCGCGCTGACGTGGGCGGTCTGGCGGCTGAGCCTGCGGTTCAAGCTCTACCCGGGCATCCGTGAGCGCGACGTGCACAAGACCCCGACGCCGCGGCTCGGGGGAGTGGCGATGTTCCTCGGCATCGCCTGCGCCATCCTCATCTCTGCGGCCAACCCGTTCTTCGAGCGGATGTGGTCCCCGCCGCAGGCGCTCTGGTCGATCCTCGCCGCGGCCCTGCTCATCGCGATCGTCGGAGTCATCGACGACCTGTGGGATCTCGACTGGATGATCAAGCTCGCCGCGCAGTTCCTCGCGGCCGGCGTCATCACCGCGGGTGGCGGACTGCAGGTGCTCTCACTGCCGGTGGGCGACATGATCCTCGTCTCACCGTGGGTGAGCATCTCGATCACGATGGTCGCGATCGTCGTCGTCATGAACGCCGTGAACTTCATCGACGGGCTCGACGGTCTGGTCGCCGGTGTCTGCCTGATCGCGAACGGCATCTTCTTCGTCTACTCCTACGTCCTCACGCGTGACTCCGGCGCGACCAGCTACTTCAACCTGGCCACCTTCCTCGCCGCTGTGCTCATCGGGGCCTGCGTCGGATTCCTCCCGTTCAACTGGAGCCCGGCGAAGCTGTTCATGGGCGACTCGGGTGCGCTCGTGCTCGGACTGCTTATGGCGACGTCGGCGATCGCCGTCACCACGCAGGGCGACGTCAACGCCTTCGACCCCGAGCGCTTCGGACGCTCGCAGCTGCTGGGTGCGTTCATCCCGATCGTGCTGCCGCTGGTGATCGTCATGCTGCCGCTGCTCGACTTCGGCCTCGCGGTCTTCCGCCGCATGCGGGCGGGCAAGTCGCCGTTCGCCCCGGATCGCAAGCACCTGCACCATCGGATGCTCGACCTGGGCCATCGCGACCGCGACGCCGTGCTCGTCTTCTACTCCTGGACGGCGATCATCTCGCTCGCCGTGCTGCTGATGTACATCGCCACGCGCCAGGACTGGCCGGGCGGGTACCTGGTCGGGATCGTCTTCGGCGTCGTGGGCATCGCCGCCTGCCTCGTGGTCACCCTGCTGCCCTCGCACGGTCGCCGGAGGCACGCCGATCTCGACGACTCGCACCCGACCGAACCCCAGCCCGCCACGACACACCTGGAGCCCTGATGACCCCGAGCCCCGTATCCAGCACGCCGATCCTGCGCCGCACCCTGATCTGGTCCGCCGTCGCCGCCGCCGTGCTCGCCGTGATCGCCGCGGTCATCGGCCTGGCCACGGCCGGGACGAACGGACTGTGGAGCGGGCTGACCGGTGTCCTGCTGGCCTTCCTGTTCCTCGGGATCACCGGCGGCAGCATCCTGTTCGCCAACCGCTGGTTCGGCGACCCCCTCTACGTGCAGCTGTTCTTCGCGATCGTGCTGGGCGGCTGGCTGCTGAAGATCGGCGTCTTCGTGGTGCTGATGATCGTGCTCCGCGGGCAGCCGTGGATCGAGCCGCTGGTGTTCTTCCTCTCCCTGGTCGCGGGCATCGCGATGTCGCTGATCGTCGACGTGATCGTGCTCACCCGCATGCGCCTCCCCAACGTCAGCGACATCTCCCTGCCGACCTCGAATCCCGAGGATGACGCGGAGCAGTCGACCGGCGACGCATTTGGTACACCAAAGCAGCCGGGATGAATCTGATAGTGTTTACGCGTGCCCGCCGCTCGTTTTGCGAGCGCTTGCGCCGTGATGCACACCGTCCCTCGTCGCCCCGGTCCTGACCGGTGACCCCGAAGCTGGAGCCCGCGCTGTTGAATCCCGTTGCGACAATGATCCTTCGTCCGATTGCCGGTGACGGTGAGTTCCACGGTCCTTCGATGGAAGACTTCTTCCCGCCGATCCTGTTCGAGGTCTTCGGCGTCCCGATGCACCGCATCCACCTGATCCAGCTGCTGTCGGTCATCGCCGTCGTGCTGATCATGTGGCTCGGCACGCGCCGCATGCAGGTCGTGCCCGGCCGGTTCCAGAGCCTGGTCGAGCTCGGCATCGGCTTCGTGCGCAACGGCATCGCGCACGATCTGCTCGGCCGCAAGGACGGCGAGCGGTTCGCCCCGCTGCTGGTGACGATCTTCTTCATGATCCTGTTCATGAACATCACGGGCATCATCCCGTTCCTGAACATGCCCGGCACCGCGATCATCGCCGTGCCGCTCACCCTCGCGGTGATCAGCTACGTGACCTTCATCTACGCCGGCATGAAGAAGAGCCCGCTCGGGTTCTGGAAGAACTCCCTCTTCCCCTCCGGCGTGCCGTGGCCGGTGTACATCATCGTCACCCCGCTCGAGTTCATCTCGACGTTCATCATCCGCCCCGTGACGCTCACGCTGCGACTGATGATGAACCTGGTCGTCGGGCACATGATCCTCGTGCTCTGCTTCTCGGCCACAGCCTTCTTCATGTTCACCGCAGGCGGCGGCTGGGCGGCGCTCGGCGTCGGCACGCTCGCCTTCGGCGGCGCGTTCACGATCTTCGAGATCCTGGTCGTCGTCCTGCAGTCCTACGTCTTCACCGTCCTCACCGCGATCTACATCCAGCTCGCGGTCGCAGAAGAGCACTGAACGGGTCAGCCCACAAGCTGACCAGAATCGAAAGGAAAAACCCGTGGACGCAACTACGGTTCTCGCTGAAATCAACGGCCACCTCGCAGCGGTCGGCTACGGCCTCGCCGCCATCGGTCCCGCCATCGGCGTGGGCATCGTCGTCGGAAAGACGATCGAGGGTGTCGCCCGTCAGCCCGAGCTCGCCGGTCGCCTGCAGGTCCTCATGTGGATCGGTATCGCCTTCACCGAGGCGCTGGCGTTCGTCGGCATCGCCGTCGGATTCATCCCCTTCCCGTAATCCGCAGCGACTTCTGAAGGAGACAGGATGCTGAACGCTCTTGTCACGAACTTCGCAGTGGAGGAGCCGCAGAACCCGCTCCTCCCTGCGTGGTACGACATCGTCTGGTCGGCGCTGTGGTTCCTCATCATCCTCATCGTGGTCTGGAAGGTCGCCCTTCCGCGCCTGACCGCGATGCTCGATGAGCGCTCCGCCGCCATCGAGGGCAACATCGCCAAGGCGGATGAGGCGCAGAAGCAGGCCGAGGCCGCTCTCGACGAGTACACCCGCCAGCTCGCAGAGGCGCGCACCGAGGCGGGCACGATCCGCGACGCCGCCCGTGAGGACGGCAAGAAGATCGTCGCCGAGGCCAAGGAGTCCGCCTCCGCCGAGGCCGCGCGCATCACCGCCGCAGCTCACACGCAGATCGAGGCCGAGCGCCAGGCGGCGTTCGTCTCGCTGCGCAGTGAGGTCGGCACGCTCGCGATCGACCTCGCCGGCGGCGTGGTGGGGGAGTCCCTCACCGATGACGCTCGTGCGACGGCCGTCGTGGACCGTTTCCTCGCCGACCTCGAGAAGGCAGCCAAGTAATGGGAAGCGCGACCACTCAGGCACTCGCGGCATCGACGGACGCGCTTGCCGCAGCGTCGGGCCTGACCCTCGACAGCGCGGCCGAGCTGTTCGCAGCCGCCCGCGCACTCGGGGAGTCGGCCCAGCTGAGCGGCGCGCTCGCAGATCCCGCGGCACCGGCTCAGGCACGCACCGCGCTGGTCTCGAGCGTGTTCGCCGGCGCCTCCGCGCCGGTGCGCTCGGTGCTGACCGCCGTCGCGGGCGAGCGCTGGTCGAGCGCATCCGATCTCGTCGACGGTGTCGAAGAGCTCGCGATCCGCACCGCGGCCATCGCCTCGGCGAACGACGACGTGGCGGGGGAGCTCTTCGGCTTCTCGCGCGTCGTCGCCGCGAACCCCGAGCTCGAGCTCGCCCTGGGCACCCGCCTCGGCGACTCATCGGCCAAGGCCGCTCTGGTCGAGAACGTGCTCGGCGCGTCGGCGGTCCCCGCCACCGTGCTGATCGCCGCCTCGCTGGTGCGCCAGCCGCGTGAGCGCCGCGTCCGGCAGCTCCTCAGTCGCGCCATCGGCATCGTCTCCGCGCAGGCCGGCCGTACGGTCGCGACCGTCTACACGGCCGCGCCCATCGCGGCTGCGCAGCAGACCCGTCTTCGTGACGCTCTGGCACGCCGTTACGGGGGAGAGATCTCCATCAACCAGGTGGTCGACCCCTCCATCGTCGGAGGCCTGCGCGTGCAGATCGCCGATGACGTCATCGACGGCAGCATCTCCGCCCGCCTCGCAGACCTTCGCCAGAAGCTCGCGAGCTGACACAGACTGACGCGGGGAACCGCGCACACCCAGACACACAAAGGGAAGACAATGGCAGAACTATCGATCAGCCCCGACGTCATCCGTGACGCGCTGAAGAACTTCGCAGCCGCCTATGAGCCCACCGGCGCCGCGGCGACCGAGGTCGGCACCGTCATCGACGCGGCCGACGGCATCGCGCACGTCGAGGGGCTGCCCGGCGTCATGGCCAACGAGCTCGTCACCTTCGCCGACGGCACCAAGGGCCTCGCGCTGAACCTCGACGAGCACGAGATCGGCGTCGTCGTCCTCGGCGACTTCACCGGCATCGAGGCGGGC
This is a stretch of genomic DNA from Microbacterium sp. YJN-G. It encodes these proteins:
- the atpE gene encoding ATP synthase F0 subunit C: MDATTVLAEINGHLAAVGYGLAAIGPAIGVGIVVGKTIEGVARQPELAGRLQVLMWIGIAFTEALAFVGIAVGFIPFP
- a CDS encoding MraY family glycosyltransferase encodes the protein MKQYLFTIILTASITFALTWAVWRLSLRFKLYPGIRERDVHKTPTPRLGGVAMFLGIACAILISAANPFFERMWSPPQALWSILAAALLIAIVGVIDDLWDLDWMIKLAAQFLAAGVITAGGGLQVLSLPVGDMILVSPWVSISITMVAIVVVMNAVNFIDGLDGLVAGVCLIANGIFFVYSYVLTRDSGATSYFNLATFLAAVLIGACVGFLPFNWSPAKLFMGDSGALVLGLLMATSAIAVTTQGDVNAFDPERFGRSQLLGAFIPIVLPLVIVMLPLLDFGLAVFRRMRAGKSPFAPDRKHLHHRMLDLGHRDRDAVLVFYSWTAIISLAVLLMYIATRQDWPGGYLVGIVFGVVGIAACLVVTLLPSHGRRRHADLDDSHPTEPQPATTHLEP
- a CDS encoding F0F1 ATP synthase subunit delta codes for the protein MGSATTQALAASTDALAAASGLTLDSAAELFAAARALGESAQLSGALADPAAPAQARTALVSSVFAGASAPVRSVLTAVAGERWSSASDLVDGVEELAIRTAAIASANDDVAGELFGFSRVVAANPELELALGTRLGDSSAKAALVENVLGASAVPATVLIAASLVRQPRERRVRQLLSRAIGIVSAQAGRTVATVYTAAPIAAAQQTRLRDALARRYGGEISINQVVDPSIVGGLRVQIADDVIDGSISARLADLRQKLAS
- a CDS encoding L-threonylcarbamoyladenylate synthase, which produces MSTVFDCRDEGQLLAGMRHARQAIARGELVVLPTDTVYGVAADAFSPAAVQRLLDAKGRGREMPPPVLVAGQDMVAALVEEIPVPVQQLIDAFWPGGLTIVLPAQPSLTWDLGETKGTVAVRMPDRRVALELLAETGPLAVSSANLTGRDAAVIASDAQEMLGDSVAVYLEEGYSENGIPSTIVDATSLVGTADDEHAVVRILREGAVSREQLEEVLGDLLEPAEQPGDVTPEDVAVDSGGKPVDAE
- the atpB gene encoding F0F1 ATP synthase subunit A codes for the protein MEDFFPPILFEVFGVPMHRIHLIQLLSVIAVVLIMWLGTRRMQVVPGRFQSLVELGIGFVRNGIAHDLLGRKDGERFAPLLVTIFFMILFMNITGIIPFLNMPGTAIIAVPLTLAVISYVTFIYAGMKKSPLGFWKNSLFPSGVPWPVYIIVTPLEFISTFIIRPVTLTLRLMMNLVVGHMILVLCFSATAFFMFTAGGGWAALGVGTLAFGGAFTIFEILVVVLQSYVFTVLTAIYIQLAVAEEH
- a CDS encoding F0F1 ATP synthase subunit B; its protein translation is MLNALVTNFAVEEPQNPLLPAWYDIVWSALWFLIILIVVWKVALPRLTAMLDERSAAIEGNIAKADEAQKQAEAALDEYTRQLAEARTEAGTIRDAAREDGKKIVAEAKESASAEAARITAAAHTQIEAERQAAFVSLRSEVGTLAIDLAGGVVGESLTDDARATAVVDRFLADLEKAAK